A single genomic interval of Tsukamurella paurometabola harbors:
- a CDS encoding aldehyde dehydrogenase family protein: MTTTESVLDAAVADLQQGERTWAATPLADRRALLDEVREATAAVARQWVDVATGIKGLPADSTLLGEEWLSGPYSVITACEALAASLRSLEEGRSPADGFTVRPAPGGRSAVEVLPHSAFDRLLLSGFSAEVWTVPGVDAAAVRERAGLGELDPTITHGIAGVLGAGNIFSIPPLDTLYQLYADNRVVLLKLNPVTDPLLETYRAAFAPLIDRGVVRIVTGGADVGGALVNHPGITTVHMTGSARTHDAIVFGTGDDGAQRKAENRPLLDKTITSELGGVSPTIVVPGEWSAADLRFQAEHLATQRLHNNGYNCVASQVAVISADWPQKEEFLRELRAAFDRAPSRRDYYPGSADRVAAARAGYGERAQAVGPDGARTLLSGLRADRTEEALRTEYFAPVYGVLELAGDAATFLDAAVRAANEDFEGTLGVNIVADPATISALGPAFDRAIADLRYGTIAVNAWTGVGYLTARASWGAFPGHTIDDVQSGIGVVHNALLLDDVERTVVRGPFRPSPRSFAGGELSMSPKPPWFVTNRTGAVTGERLTAFAAKPSWLKLPGIFASALRG; this comes from the coding sequence ATGACCACCACCGAATCAGTCCTCGACGCCGCTGTCGCCGACCTGCAGCAGGGCGAGCGCACCTGGGCCGCCACGCCGCTGGCGGACCGTCGCGCCCTGCTCGACGAGGTCCGCGAGGCGACCGCCGCCGTCGCGCGGCAGTGGGTCGACGTCGCCACCGGGATCAAGGGCCTGCCCGCCGATTCCACCCTGCTCGGCGAGGAGTGGCTGTCGGGGCCGTACTCCGTGATCACCGCGTGCGAGGCGCTCGCCGCGTCGCTCCGGTCGCTGGAGGAGGGGCGCAGCCCCGCCGACGGTTTCACGGTCCGCCCCGCGCCCGGTGGCCGCTCGGCCGTCGAGGTGCTGCCGCACAGCGCCTTCGACCGGCTCCTGCTCAGCGGCTTCAGCGCGGAGGTCTGGACGGTGCCGGGGGTGGATGCCGCCGCCGTCCGGGAACGCGCCGGCCTGGGCGAACTCGACCCGACGATCACGCACGGCATCGCCGGCGTCCTCGGTGCGGGCAACATCTTCTCGATCCCGCCGCTGGACACGCTCTACCAGCTGTACGCCGACAACCGCGTCGTGCTGCTCAAGCTCAACCCGGTCACCGACCCGCTGCTGGAGACCTACCGCGCCGCCTTCGCCCCGCTCATCGACCGCGGCGTGGTCCGGATCGTGACCGGCGGGGCCGACGTGGGCGGCGCCCTGGTCAACCACCCGGGCATCACGACGGTGCACATGACCGGCAGTGCCCGCACGCACGACGCCATCGTCTTCGGCACCGGCGACGACGGCGCGCAGCGCAAGGCGGAGAACCGCCCGCTGCTCGACAAGACGATCACCAGCGAGTTGGGCGGCGTCTCCCCGACCATCGTCGTGCCGGGCGAGTGGTCCGCCGCCGACCTGCGGTTCCAGGCCGAGCACCTCGCCACGCAGCGTCTGCACAACAACGGCTACAACTGCGTCGCCTCGCAGGTGGCCGTGATCAGTGCCGACTGGCCGCAGAAGGAGGAGTTCCTCCGCGAGCTGCGCGCCGCGTTCGACCGCGCGCCGTCGCGCCGCGACTACTATCCGGGCTCCGCCGACCGGGTGGCCGCCGCCCGGGCCGGCTACGGGGAGCGGGCGCAGGCCGTCGGGCCCGACGGTGCCCGCACCCTCCTGTCCGGCCTGCGGGCCGATCGCACCGAGGAGGCGCTGCGCACCGAGTACTTCGCGCCGGTCTACGGCGTGCTGGAGCTGGCCGGCGACGCCGCGACCTTCCTCGACGCCGCCGTCAGGGCGGCGAACGAGGACTTCGAGGGCACGCTCGGCGTGAACATCGTCGCCGACCCGGCGACGATCAGCGCGCTCGGCCCGGCGTTCGATCGGGCGATCGCGGACCTGCGGTACGGCACGATCGCCGTGAACGCGTGGACCGGCGTCGGCTATCTCACGGCCCGCGCGTCGTGGGGTGCCTTCCCCGGCCACACCATCGACGATGTGCAGAGCGGCATCGGCGTGGTCCACAACGCGCTGCTGCTCGACGACGTGGAGCGGACCGTCGTGCGCGGACCGTTCCGTCCGTCGCCCCGGTCGTTCGCGGGCGGCGAGCTGTCGATGTCGCCGAAGCCGCCGTGGTTCGTGACCAACCGCACCGGTGCCGTGACCGGCGAGCGGCTCACCGCGTTCGCGGCGAAGCCGTCCTGGCTCAAGCTCCCCGGTATCTTCGCCTCGGCCCTGCGCGGCTGA
- a CDS encoding UDP-N-acetylmuramate dehydrogenase, protein MPELLSELTTLRLGGPARAYLRCDSAAAVAEAVARCDAAGEPVLLVGGGSNLVIADAGFDGTVVHLAHDTVTIDGTVLTADAGAVWDDVVAASVEAGLGGLECLSGIPGSAGATPVQNVGAYGVEVSAWLDAVELYHRATGETAWVVPETLALGYRTSRLKQHEAPGAAGSGPADVVLRVRFALTDGASAPIRYGELARSLGVEAGGTVDPADARRAVLDLRRGKGMVLDPADHDTWSVGSFFTNPVVPAATAEATVRRIEESTGETTPQYPAPDGVKLSAGWLIERAGFRKGYDGGRTGVSLSTKHTLALTNRGTGTTAELLALAGEVRDGVFARFGVELRPEPVLVGAELPPLRQ, encoded by the coding sequence GTGCCTGAACTGCTATCGGAGTTGACCACGCTGCGCTTGGGCGGCCCCGCCCGCGCCTACCTGCGTTGCGATTCCGCCGCCGCCGTCGCCGAGGCGGTCGCGCGCTGCGACGCGGCGGGCGAGCCGGTGCTGCTGGTCGGCGGCGGGTCCAACCTGGTGATCGCCGACGCGGGCTTCGACGGGACCGTCGTGCACCTCGCGCACGACACGGTGACGATCGACGGGACCGTGCTCACCGCCGACGCCGGCGCGGTCTGGGACGACGTCGTCGCCGCCTCCGTCGAGGCCGGGCTCGGCGGCCTCGAATGCCTCTCCGGCATCCCGGGTTCCGCAGGCGCGACGCCGGTGCAGAACGTCGGGGCGTACGGCGTCGAGGTGTCCGCCTGGCTCGACGCCGTCGAGCTGTACCACCGCGCCACCGGCGAGACCGCGTGGGTCGTGCCGGAGACGCTGGCCCTCGGCTACCGCACGTCGCGCCTCAAGCAGCACGAGGCCCCGGGCGCCGCCGGCTCCGGCCCCGCTGACGTCGTGCTGCGCGTGCGGTTCGCCCTGACCGACGGTGCCTCCGCCCCGATCCGATACGGCGAACTCGCCCGTTCCCTCGGTGTCGAGGCGGGCGGCACCGTCGACCCCGCGGACGCGCGCCGCGCCGTGCTCGACCTGCGCCGCGGCAAGGGCATGGTGCTCGACCCGGCCGACCACGACACGTGGAGCGTCGGATCCTTCTTCACCAACCCCGTCGTGCCGGCCGCGACCGCCGAAGCGACGGTCCGGCGCATCGAGGAGTCGACCGGCGAGACCACGCCGCAGTACCCCGCGCCCGACGGGGTGAAGCTCTCCGCGGGCTGGCTGATCGAGCGGGCCGGGTTCCGCAAGGGCTACGACGGCGGCCGCACCGGCGTCTCGCTGTCGACGAAGCACACCCTCGCGCTCACCAACCGCGGCACCGGCACGACGGCCGAGCTGCTCGCGCTCGCGGGCGAGGTCCGCGATGGGGTGTTCGCCCGGTTCGGTGTCGAGCTGCGGCCCGAGCCCGTGCTCGTGGGGGCGGAGCTTCCCCCGCTGCGCCAGTAG
- a CDS encoding threonine/serine ThrE exporter family protein, with the protein MTGRNAATVDTAGMPVLTPLQPVDLRDNETVGEVLEVAMKVGEVLLDSGTGAVDTEAQVRYVAATYGIDDVTVTVTYNAITVSVQRGRGLPPSTYTRTVSHRSLDYTRLSQVDTLVRRIGRGRIRPDQALAALESIMTAGHPYPRAVATFGWALMAGALTLLLGGKLSLAGVAFVTTALIYAVNVRLSQWGLPYFFQQVVGGFLATLPAAIIYRLSIEFGWDVQPYRVIVAGIIVLMAGLSLVGSVQDAITGAPVTGAARFFEVVVFTGGVVAGVGMALSVTAQLGATLPPLQQQPFDYAPLPILVGAGGVAAAAFALAGYAQIRALTASFLAGCAGALVAGSILNLGLGPIVSSTVAATVVGLAGGLLARRAVVPPLIVAVAGITPLVPGLAVYRGLSELMEGQTTSALTNMATALTVGCALAAGVTLGEWVARTLRRPQLPPNLRPHIGGITFRRVRD; encoded by the coding sequence GTGACCGGCCGGAACGCCGCCACCGTCGACACCGCGGGCATGCCGGTGCTGACGCCGCTGCAGCCCGTCGACCTCCGCGACAACGAGACCGTCGGCGAGGTCCTCGAGGTCGCGATGAAGGTCGGCGAGGTGCTGCTGGATTCGGGCACCGGCGCCGTCGACACCGAGGCCCAGGTCCGGTACGTCGCGGCCACCTACGGCATCGACGACGTCACCGTGACCGTCACGTACAACGCGATCACCGTGAGCGTGCAGCGCGGGCGCGGCCTGCCCCCGTCGACCTACACGCGGACGGTGAGCCACCGCTCCCTGGACTACACCCGCCTGTCCCAGGTCGACACCCTGGTGCGGCGCATCGGGCGCGGGCGGATCCGCCCGGACCAGGCCCTCGCCGCGCTCGAGTCGATCATGACCGCGGGGCACCCCTACCCGCGTGCCGTCGCGACCTTCGGCTGGGCCCTCATGGCGGGCGCCCTCACGCTGCTGCTCGGCGGCAAGCTCTCGCTGGCGGGCGTGGCCTTCGTGACGACCGCGCTGATCTACGCCGTGAACGTGCGGCTGAGCCAGTGGGGCCTGCCGTACTTCTTCCAGCAGGTCGTGGGCGGTTTCCTCGCGACACTGCCCGCCGCGATCATTTACCGCTTGTCGATCGAGTTCGGCTGGGACGTCCAGCCCTACCGGGTGATCGTCGCCGGCATCATCGTGCTCATGGCCGGGCTGTCACTGGTCGGCAGCGTGCAGGACGCCATCACCGGCGCGCCCGTGACGGGCGCCGCCCGGTTCTTCGAGGTCGTCGTGTTCACGGGCGGCGTGGTGGCCGGCGTCGGCATGGCGCTGAGCGTCACCGCGCAACTCGGCGCGACCCTGCCGCCCCTGCAGCAGCAGCCCTTCGACTACGCGCCGCTGCCGATCCTCGTCGGCGCGGGCGGTGTGGCCGCGGCGGCGTTCGCCCTGGCCGGGTACGCACAGATCCGCGCGCTCACCGCGTCCTTCCTGGCCGGGTGCGCGGGCGCCCTGGTCGCCGGGTCGATCCTCAACCTGGGGCTCGGGCCCATCGTCTCGTCGACGGTGGCCGCGACCGTCGTCGGCCTGGCCGGCGGCCTCCTCGCCCGACGGGCCGTGGTCCCCCCGCTCATCGTCGCCGTCGCGGGCATCACGCCGCTGGTCCCCGGCCTCGCCGTCTACCGCGGCCTGTCCGAGCTGATGGAGGGACAGACCACCTCCGCACTGACCAACATGGCCACCGCGCTCACCGTCGGCTGCGCGCTGGCCGCGGGCGTCACGCTGGGCGAATGGGTGGCCCGCACCCTGCGCCGGCCGCAGCTCCCGCCGAACCTGCGGCCGCACATCGGGGGCATCACCTTCCGCCGGGTCCGCGACTGA
- a CDS encoding L,D-transpeptidase, whose protein sequence is MFDFFRAPVRRRAFLGGAAATVAVAAAACTRDGGIGETRADAPTFEYAPAAGQRIGPRDTVSVRVRGGTFRPGVALTNVQTGKKVELTASPDGVTYSTAEPLGFGATYRWSGAADGEGGTWSSLDGEVAVVSPDATMSVQVNIADGAEVGIAAPLILKFAGTVEDKAAVEKALEITTTPHTEGAWAWLPEDNGSRAHWRPREYYRPGTKVSMNAKLYGLDHGGGQYGASDVTSDFVVGRSQIVKASAPSHRIRVMRGDQVYLDLPCSYGEGDLPRNVTRSGIHVVSEKHEDFAMSNPAAGYFNVRERWAVRISNNGEFIHANPQTVGNQGASNVTNGCINLSLEDAQRYFESALFGDPVEVTGTSIPLSEADGDIYDWTLDWPTWQSMSALSKN, encoded by the coding sequence GTGTTCGACTTCTTTCGTGCGCCGGTGCGTCGGCGCGCCTTCCTCGGTGGTGCCGCGGCGACGGTGGCCGTCGCCGCGGCGGCCTGCACCCGTGACGGCGGCATCGGTGAGACCAGGGCCGATGCCCCCACCTTCGAGTACGCGCCCGCGGCCGGTCAGCGGATCGGCCCCCGCGACACCGTCTCCGTGCGCGTGCGGGGCGGCACCTTCCGTCCGGGCGTGGCGCTGACGAACGTCCAAACGGGCAAAAAGGTCGAACTGACCGCGTCGCCCGACGGTGTGACCTATTCGACGGCCGAGCCCCTCGGCTTCGGCGCCACCTACCGCTGGTCCGGGGCCGCCGACGGCGAGGGCGGCACCTGGTCGAGCCTCGACGGCGAGGTCGCGGTGGTCTCGCCCGACGCCACGATGTCGGTCCAGGTCAACATCGCCGACGGCGCCGAGGTCGGCATCGCCGCCCCGCTCATCCTGAAATTCGCGGGCACCGTCGAGGACAAGGCCGCCGTCGAGAAGGCCCTCGAGATCACCACCACCCCGCACACCGAGGGGGCCTGGGCGTGGCTGCCCGAGGACAACGGCTCCCGCGCCCACTGGCGGCCGCGCGAGTACTACCGGCCCGGCACCAAGGTGTCGATGAACGCGAAGCTCTACGGCCTCGACCACGGCGGCGGGCAGTACGGCGCCAGCGACGTGACCAGCGACTTCGTGGTCGGGCGTTCGCAGATCGTGAAGGCCTCCGCCCCGTCGCACCGGATCCGGGTGATGCGCGGCGACCAGGTGTACCTCGACCTCCCGTGCTCCTACGGTGAGGGCGACCTCCCGCGCAACGTGACCCGCTCGGGCATCCACGTCGTCAGCGAGAAGCACGAGGACTTCGCCATGTCCAACCCCGCCGCGGGGTACTTCAACGTGCGCGAACGGTGGGCGGTCCGGATCTCCAACAACGGCGAGTTCATCCACGCCAACCCGCAGACCGTCGGGAACCAGGGCGCCTCGAACGTCACCAACGGCTGCATCAACCTCTCTCTCGAGGACGCGCAGCGCTACTTCGAGAGCGCACTGTTCGGGGACCCGGTGGAGGTCACCGGCACGTCGATCCCGCTGTCGGAGGCCGACGGTGACATCTACGACTGGACCCTAGACTGGCCGACGTGGCAATCGATGTCGGCGCTGTCGAAGAACTAG
- a CDS encoding alpha,alpha-trehalose-phosphate synthase (UDP-forming) encodes MTAAAFGTSDFIVVANRLPVDVEKAPDGTLTWKESPGGLVTALKPILSARNGAWVGWPGAPDVGDGPIEGEDMLLVPVKLSAQEVQEHYEGFSNGSLWPLYHDVIVKPEYHREWWNTYVEVNRRFAEETAKVAAEGATVWVQDYQLQLVPKMLRMLRPDVKIGFFLHIPFPPVELFMQMPWRREIVEGILGADLVGFHLPGGAQNFLYLASKLAGYSTSKNSIGVRSKFGVVTVGFRSVRVGAFPISIDSADLSATAKLPETKQRARALRKELGNPEKILLGVDRLDYTKGIDVRLRAIGELYQEGRLDPERHVFVQLATPSRERVESYKVMRDDIERQVGRINGDFGRVGRPVVSYVHRPVPRRELLAFFAAADVMLVTPLRDGMNLVAKEYIACRNDSTGALVLSEFTGAAAELRQAYQCNPHDLEGVKNAIDEAVHQDAEEGKRRIRTMRRQVLQYDVDRWARSFLQTLAGTVDETRA; translated from the coding sequence ATGACCGCTGCGGCGTTCGGAACTTCTGATTTCATCGTCGTGGCCAACCGGCTCCCGGTCGACGTCGAGAAGGCGCCCGACGGGACGCTGACCTGGAAGGAATCTCCGGGCGGCCTCGTGACCGCGCTCAAGCCGATCCTCAGCGCGCGCAACGGCGCGTGGGTCGGCTGGCCCGGCGCCCCCGACGTCGGCGACGGCCCCATCGAGGGCGAGGACATGCTCCTCGTTCCGGTGAAGCTCAGCGCCCAGGAGGTGCAGGAGCACTACGAGGGCTTCTCCAACGGCAGTCTGTGGCCGCTGTACCACGACGTCATCGTCAAGCCCGAGTACCACCGCGAGTGGTGGAACACCTACGTCGAGGTCAACCGCCGCTTCGCGGAGGAGACCGCCAAGGTCGCCGCCGAGGGTGCCACCGTCTGGGTGCAGGACTACCAGCTGCAGCTGGTGCCGAAGATGCTGCGGATGCTGCGGCCCGATGTGAAGATCGGCTTCTTCCTGCACATCCCGTTCCCGCCCGTCGAGCTGTTCATGCAGATGCCGTGGCGCCGCGAGATCGTCGAGGGGATCCTCGGCGCCGACCTCGTCGGTTTCCACCTGCCCGGCGGCGCGCAGAACTTCCTCTACCTCGCCAGCAAGCTGGCGGGGTATTCCACCAGCAAGAACTCCATCGGCGTGCGCTCGAAGTTCGGCGTGGTCACCGTCGGATTCCGGTCGGTCCGGGTGGGCGCCTTCCCCATCTCCATCGACTCCGCCGACCTGTCGGCCACCGCGAAGCTCCCCGAGACGAAGCAGCGGGCCCGGGCGCTGCGCAAGGAGCTGGGCAATCCCGAGAAGATCCTGCTCGGTGTCGACCGGCTGGACTACACCAAGGGCATCGACGTGCGGCTGCGCGCGATCGGCGAGCTGTACCAGGAGGGCCGCCTCGATCCGGAGCGGCACGTCTTCGTGCAGCTGGCGACCCCGTCGCGCGAGCGGGTCGAGTCCTACAAGGTGATGCGCGACGACATCGAGCGGCAGGTCGGCCGGATCAACGGCGACTTCGGCCGCGTGGGCCGGCCCGTGGTGAGCTACGTGCACCGCCCGGTGCCGCGCCGCGAGCTGCTCGCCTTCTTCGCCGCAGCCGACGTCATGCTCGTGACCCCGCTGCGCGACGGCATGAACCTGGTCGCCAAGGAGTACATCGCCTGCCGCAACGATTCGACGGGCGCGCTGGTGCTCAGCGAGTTCACCGGCGCCGCCGCCGAGCTGCGCCAGGCCTACCAGTGCAACCCGCACGACCTCGAGGGCGTGAAGAACGCGATCGACGAGGCCGTGCACCAGGACGCCGAGGAGGGCAAGCGCCGCATCCGCACCATGCGCCGCCAGGTCCTGCAGTACGACGTCGACCGCTGGGCCCGTTCCTTCCTGCAGACGCTCGCCGGCACCGTCGACGAGACCCGGGCATGA
- a CDS encoding transglutaminase-like domain-containing protein — protein MAIDVGAVEELVVPGARRMSARVACTVLAPTVLEYQATVARVPGLQVQESLAVTLDGAPLPVHEVVGPHGGRIHRVDAGAGAVLLEYHAQVAGFAAPEPVDEYLRSLYLRPSRYCEVDRFYGYAAKQFAGVTGDAQRAVAVREFVANRLDYLPGASRSVDGASDTLLASAGVCRDYAHLTIALLRALKLPARMSAVFAPGCDPMDFHAVAEVMVDGRWWVLDATGLAPRAAMVRIATGRDAADIAFLDNHGGSIRFDRLTVTAESAAPLPADDPYALIPIA, from the coding sequence GTGGCAATCGATGTCGGCGCTGTCGAAGAACTAGTGGTCCCCGGCGCGCGGAGGATGTCCGCGCGGGTGGCGTGCACCGTGCTCGCCCCCACGGTGCTGGAGTATCAGGCGACCGTCGCGCGGGTGCCGGGCCTGCAGGTGCAGGAGTCGCTCGCCGTCACGCTCGACGGTGCGCCCCTGCCGGTGCACGAGGTCGTCGGGCCGCACGGCGGGCGGATCCACCGGGTCGACGCCGGGGCGGGGGCCGTGCTGCTGGAGTACCACGCGCAGGTCGCCGGCTTCGCGGCGCCGGAGCCGGTCGACGAGTACCTGCGGTCGCTGTACCTGCGGCCGTCGCGGTACTGCGAGGTCGACCGGTTCTACGGCTACGCCGCGAAGCAGTTCGCGGGCGTGACCGGAGATGCACAACGTGCTGTGGCGGTGCGGGAGTTCGTGGCGAATCGGCTCGACTACCTGCCCGGAGCCAGCCGCTCCGTCGACGGTGCCTCCGACACCCTGCTCGCCTCCGCCGGCGTGTGCCGCGACTACGCGCACCTGACGATCGCGCTGCTCCGCGCGCTGAAGCTGCCCGCCCGGATGAGCGCCGTCTTCGCGCCCGGGTGCGATCCGATGGACTTCCACGCCGTCGCCGAGGTGATGGTCGACGGCCGCTGGTGGGTCCTCGATGCGACCGGCCTCGCGCCGCGCGCCGCGATGGTGCGGATCGCCACCGGCCGTGACGCCGCCGACATCGCCTTCCTCGACAATCACGGCGGCTCCATCCGCTTCGACCGCTTGACGGTGACCGCCGAATCCGCGGCGCCCCTGCCCGCCGACGACCCGTACGCGCTCATCCCCATCGCCTGA
- a CDS encoding PucR family transcriptional regulator has product MSTITEPAETSPAAVARLLVNDLDGLTDELVDRILTGEHAYAESTLITPVELREAVHANLDSVLRQLTGELGSDLHAARATGRLKAEYGFPLAAVLHAYRLAGRLVWDRMRTACADNPEILPDIGADVWRIIDEYSTAAAEEYGRAVSERTTRHAELLQVELRALFDGVLEPGRLHTAAQMLQLPATGTFLVVCAEARGAGDPYAGIDRRLRDRLVASHWMSDVQTRIGLLSLSTPQTLPQVLDLLRGEAGGRVGVSEPFTTPLGARDALRQAELAMASLIPGETTTETYGRSALPLALAHSPAAARELRDAVLGPVLALPEADRDALITTVRAWFDCGGSLAATAEALHYHRNTINHRLRRIEQLTGRDRSDPRAAAELYVAVLADRLFGRD; this is encoded by the coding sequence GTGTCCACGATCACAGAGCCCGCGGAGACGTCGCCCGCCGCGGTCGCCCGACTGCTGGTGAACGACCTCGACGGGCTGACCGACGAGCTCGTGGATCGCATCCTCACGGGCGAACACGCCTATGCGGAGAGCACCCTCATCACCCCGGTCGAGCTCCGCGAGGCTGTGCACGCGAACCTCGATTCGGTGCTGCGGCAGCTCACCGGCGAGCTCGGCAGCGACCTGCACGCCGCCCGCGCGACGGGCCGGCTCAAGGCCGAGTACGGCTTCCCGCTGGCCGCGGTCCTGCACGCCTACAGGCTCGCGGGGCGCCTGGTGTGGGATCGCATGCGCACCGCGTGCGCCGACAATCCCGAGATTCTCCCGGACATCGGCGCGGACGTCTGGCGCATCATCGACGAGTACTCGACGGCCGCCGCCGAGGAGTACGGGCGCGCGGTCTCCGAACGCACCACCCGGCACGCCGAGCTGCTCCAGGTCGAGCTGCGCGCCCTGTTCGACGGGGTGCTCGAGCCCGGTCGCCTGCACACCGCGGCGCAGATGCTGCAGTTGCCCGCCACGGGCACGTTCCTCGTGGTGTGCGCCGAGGCCCGCGGAGCCGGCGACCCGTACGCCGGGATCGACCGTCGGCTGCGGGACCGGCTGGTGGCCTCGCACTGGATGTCGGACGTGCAGACCCGCATCGGCCTGCTGAGCCTGAGCACACCGCAGACGCTGCCGCAGGTACTGGACCTGCTGCGCGGCGAAGCGGGCGGGCGCGTGGGCGTCAGCGAGCCCTTCACGACACCGCTCGGCGCGCGCGACGCGCTGCGCCAGGCCGAACTCGCGATGGCCAGCCTGATCCCGGGCGAGACGACGACCGAGACCTACGGGCGATCGGCGCTGCCGCTCGCGCTGGCGCACTCCCCCGCCGCCGCGCGCGAGCTGCGCGACGCGGTCCTCGGCCCCGTGCTCGCGCTCCCGGAGGCGGACCGGGACGCTCTCATCACCACTGTGCGCGCCTGGTTCGACTGCGGCGGCTCCCTCGCCGCCACCGCGGAGGCCCTGCACTACCACCGGAACACGATCAATCACCGGCTCCGCCGGATCGAGCAGCTCACCGGCCGCGACCGGTCGGACCCGCGGGCGGCCGCGGAGCTCTACGTCGCGGTCCTCGCGGACCGGCTGTTCGGGCGCGACTAG
- the otsB gene encoding trehalose-phosphatase: MTLPGSVRDALRRFAALPAVLVGTDYDGVVAPIVADPAAAFPLPGTVAALEALAGLPGVTVAVVSGRDRATLGRLSGAGEALVTVGSHGAEWAEGFEGALTPDLVDLRSTVLDDLAAIAERFPGAAVEPKPLGAALHVRNVVDASAGPLALEEARRGPAALPGVHATEGKAVLELTVLDASKGRALQTLRERTGADAVLYLGDDVTDEKAFAALTGAEDVSVKVGDGATAARFRVDGPADARAVFEELLALRRG; this comes from the coding sequence ATGACCCTGCCCGGCTCGGTCCGCGACGCCCTGCGGCGGTTCGCCGCGCTGCCGGCGGTGCTCGTGGGCACCGACTACGACGGGGTGGTCGCACCGATCGTCGCCGACCCCGCCGCGGCCTTTCCGCTGCCGGGGACCGTCGCCGCGCTGGAGGCGCTCGCCGGCCTGCCCGGCGTGACGGTGGCCGTCGTCTCCGGCCGCGACCGCGCGACGCTCGGCCGGCTCTCCGGCGCCGGCGAGGCGCTCGTCACCGTCGGGAGCCACGGCGCGGAGTGGGCGGAGGGATTCGAGGGCGCCCTCACCCCCGACCTGGTGGACCTGCGGTCGACCGTGCTCGACGACCTCGCGGCGATCGCCGAGCGCTTCCCCGGCGCGGCCGTCGAGCCGAAGCCGCTGGGCGCCGCGCTGCACGTCCGGAACGTCGTGGACGCGTCCGCCGGGCCGCTCGCGCTGGAGGAGGCCCGACGGGGCCCCGCCGCCCTGCCCGGCGTGCACGCCACGGAGGGCAAGGCCGTGCTGGAGCTGACGGTGCTCGACGCCTCCAAGGGACGGGCGCTGCAGACGCTCCGCGAGCGCACCGGCGCCGACGCCGTGCTGTATCTGGGCGACGACGTGACCGACGAGAAGGCCTTCGCCGCGCTGACCGGCGCCGAGGACGTCTCCGTGAAGGTGGGCGACGGTGCCACCGCCGCCCGCTTCCGCGTCGACGGGCCGGCCGATGCGCGCGCGGTCTTCGAGGAGTTGCTGGCGCTGCGTCGCGGCTGA
- a CDS encoding DUF2505 domain-containing protein — protein sequence MTTRLERSLDYATSPAALHAAFTDDAYWPARVAEVGGEGARVAELSITGEGTGRSVRVLVVHVIGEDKLPPVVTAIRPGGLEIHRLEEWGPFDGTRCEGRFSAEIQGVPAQLSGTAVLEAGPGSDGASARITADGEASVSIPFVAKKVESLVVENLQELMESERDFTLQWIAEHP from the coding sequence ATGACCACCCGTCTCGAGCGCTCGCTCGACTACGCCACCAGTCCGGCCGCGCTGCACGCCGCGTTCACCGACGATGCGTACTGGCCCGCCCGCGTGGCCGAGGTCGGCGGTGAGGGCGCCCGCGTCGCGGAGCTGTCCATCACCGGCGAGGGCACCGGGCGCTCGGTGCGCGTGCTGGTGGTGCACGTGATCGGCGAGGACAAGCTTCCGCCCGTGGTGACCGCGATCCGCCCCGGCGGGCTGGAGATCCACCGCCTCGAGGAGTGGGGCCCGTTCGACGGCACCCGCTGTGAGGGCCGCTTCTCGGCCGAGATCCAGGGCGTCCCGGCGCAGCTGTCGGGGACCGCCGTGCTGGAGGCGGGGCCCGGCTCGGACGGCGCGTCCGCCCGCATCACCGCGGACGGCGAGGCCAGCGTGTCGATCCCGTTCGTCGCGAAGAAGGTCGAGTCGCTGGTGGTCGAGAACCTGCAGGAGCTCATGGAGAGCGAGCGGGACTTCACCCTGCAGTGGATCGCGGAGCATCCCTGA